In a genomic window of Corynebacterium lizhenjunii:
- a CDS encoding gamma carbonic anhydrase family protein translates to MLILPYRGVRPRIHRSAYIAPNATIIGDVEIGPDSSIFYGCVLRGDVGAIRIGARTNVQDNSVIHVEAHTPCILGDDVTIGHMAMLHGTHIESGSLIGMHATVLSRSHIGPGSLIAGGAVVLEGQKIPARSLAAGVPAKVRRQLSEEESAAFIPHAARYVGYASHQAQLASALSLDDVRFD, encoded by the coding sequence ATGTTGATCCTCCCCTACCGTGGCGTCCGTCCGCGCATTCACCGCAGCGCTTACATTGCCCCGAACGCCACCATCATCGGCGATGTGGAAATTGGCCCTGACTCCTCTATCTTCTACGGCTGCGTACTGCGCGGGGACGTCGGGGCCATCCGCATTGGAGCGCGCACAAATGTCCAGGACAATAGTGTGATCCACGTGGAGGCACACACCCCCTGCATCTTGGGCGATGACGTGACCATAGGCCACATGGCCATGCTGCATGGCACCCACATCGAGTCCGGGAGCCTAATCGGCATGCACGCCACGGTGCTCTCCCGCTCCCACATTGGCCCCGGCAGCCTGATTGCCGGTGGCGCCGTGGTGCTCGAGGGCCAGAAAATCCCCGCCCGCAGCCTGGCCGCCGGGGTGCCGGCCAAGGTGCGCCGCCAGCTCAGCGAGGAAGAATCTGCCGCCTTTATCCCCCACGCTGCCCGCTATGTTGGCTATGCCTCCCACCAAGCACAGCTTGCCAGTGCCCTCTCCCTGGACGACGTCCGCTTCGACTAG
- a CDS encoding patatin-like phospholipase family protein has product MIVAKDIALIFEGGGMRNSYTAPCVGALIEHGVQVGWVGGVSAGASHAVNYASGDAWRAQECFVDFANNPSFGGVSSFLRGQGYFNAEFIYERASDKDLPFDFEAFSAHPAQVELAATRADTGESVYFRREDMVSEADLNAFVRASSTLPLIMPTRFIDGVPYVDGALGESGGLLIEAAERAGYEKFLFVGTKPRGYVRPELHNEAAVRRIFRRTPAVAQALIDRPARYNAAKQRLLELEAQGKALLFFPEDMQVNSTERNVEKLRANYAAGASQMYAEWPRWEEFLQG; this is encoded by the coding sequence GTGATTGTTGCTAAGGATATTGCCCTGATTTTTGAAGGCGGCGGGATGCGCAACTCCTATACCGCCCCGTGTGTGGGCGCGCTGATTGAACATGGCGTGCAGGTGGGGTGGGTTGGTGGGGTATCCGCCGGGGCCAGCCATGCGGTCAATTATGCCTCCGGGGACGCCTGGCGCGCCCAGGAGTGCTTTGTGGACTTTGCTAATAATCCCAGCTTTGGTGGGGTGTCCTCCTTCTTGCGTGGCCAGGGGTATTTCAATGCGGAATTTATCTACGAGCGCGCCAGCGATAAGGACTTGCCCTTCGACTTCGAAGCATTTAGCGCGCACCCGGCGCAGGTGGAACTCGCGGCCACCCGGGCGGATACGGGGGAGTCGGTGTACTTTAGGCGCGAAGACATGGTCAGCGAGGCGGATTTGAATGCCTTTGTGCGGGCGTCATCGACCCTGCCGTTGATTATGCCCACGCGGTTTATCGACGGCGTGCCCTATGTGGATGGCGCCCTGGGGGAGTCTGGCGGGCTGTTGATTGAGGCTGCTGAGCGTGCGGGCTATGAGAAGTTCCTCTTTGTGGGCACCAAGCCGCGCGGTTATGTGCGCCCGGAGCTGCATAATGAGGCCGCGGTGCGCAGGATCTTCCGGCGTACCCCCGCGGTGGCGCAGGCGCTGATTGACCGTCCGGCGCGCTACAACGCCGCTAAGCAGCGCTTGTTGGAGCTGGAGGCGCAGGGGAAGGCACTGTTGTTCTTCCCGGAGGATATGCAGGTCAACTCCACGGAGCGGAATGTGGAGAAGCTGCGGGCTAACTACGCTGCAGGGGCGTCGCAGATGTATGCCGAGTGGCCGCGCTGGGAGGAGTTTTTGCAGGGCTAG
- a CDS encoding acetyl-CoA C-acyltransferase produces MTTPSAATAARAATDIVIVGAARTPFGKLLGKLSTLSAPELGSYAIRGALSQAGIDGADVDAVYCGEVLQAGVGQNPAKQAALAAGISPRAHTSTVNKVCLSGLTAIIDAARLLRAGEATVVVAAGMESMSQAPHLLPGTRAGKKFGSLNTLDHMEHDGLRAADLGISMGSLSERYAQRYPVTREEQDHCAALSHQRALAATRDGTFSAEIVPIVVGSRAGEVTVDADEGIREGVSVESLSGLRPAFERDGSITAGNSSPITDGAAAVVLCTREHAEAQGLDILATLRAPGQVAGPDASLQAQPAQALHAALARQGWQAGDLDHVEINEAFAAVVVHSARELGLDPDSINPHGGAIALGHPIGASGARLVVHAAHQIAAGKAAKAGVALCGGGGQGEALLLEV; encoded by the coding sequence ATGACAACTCCTTCTGCCGCTACCGCCGCCCGCGCGGCCACCGATATTGTCATCGTGGGTGCCGCGCGCACTCCGTTTGGCAAATTGCTGGGAAAGCTTTCCACCCTTTCTGCCCCGGAGCTGGGCAGCTACGCCATCCGCGGTGCCCTGAGCCAGGCCGGTATAGACGGCGCGGATGTCGACGCCGTCTATTGCGGGGAAGTCCTCCAGGCCGGGGTGGGCCAAAACCCCGCCAAGCAGGCCGCCCTGGCAGCCGGGATCTCCCCGCGCGCGCACACCTCGACCGTAAACAAAGTGTGCCTGTCGGGGCTGACTGCCATTATCGATGCCGCCCGTCTGCTGCGCGCCGGGGAAGCCACCGTGGTTGTCGCCGCCGGCATGGAGTCCATGTCCCAGGCCCCGCACCTGCTGCCCGGCACCCGCGCGGGGAAGAAGTTTGGCAGCCTGAACACCCTAGATCACATGGAACACGATGGCCTGCGGGCAGCGGATCTGGGGATTTCCATGGGTTCGCTATCTGAGCGCTACGCGCAGCGCTACCCAGTTACCCGCGAAGAACAAGACCACTGCGCCGCTTTGTCCCACCAGCGCGCCCTGGCGGCCACCCGCGACGGCACCTTCAGCGCAGAGATTGTCCCCATTGTGGTGGGCAGTCGCGCCGGGGAAGTAACCGTGGATGCTGATGAAGGCATCCGTGAAGGTGTCAGCGTGGAGTCCTTGTCCGGGCTGCGCCCGGCCTTCGAGCGGGATGGTTCGATTACCGCGGGCAATTCCTCGCCGATTACCGACGGCGCTGCCGCCGTGGTGTTGTGCACCCGGGAGCACGCCGAAGCCCAGGGGCTGGATATCCTTGCCACCCTGCGTGCCCCTGGCCAAGTCGCGGGCCCCGATGCCTCCTTGCAGGCCCAACCCGCCCAAGCCCTGCATGCTGCCCTGGCCCGCCAAGGCTGGCAGGCCGGCGACTTGGACCACGTGGAAATCAATGAGGCCTTTGCCGCCGTAGTGGTCCACTCCGCCCGCGAGCTGGGCCTGGACCCAGACAGCATTAACCCGCACGGCGGCGCAATTGCCCTGGGCCACCCCATCGGTGCTTCCGGGGCGCGGCTGGTGGTCCACGCCGCCCACCAGATCGCCGCAGGTAAGGCCGCCAAGGCCGGCGTGGCCCTGTGCGGCGGCGGCGGACAAGGCGAAGCACTACTACTGGAGGTATAA
- a CDS encoding 3-hydroxyisobutyryl-CoA hydrolase — protein MTENSLVLAEVRGRVGILTLNRPKALNALNLEMIRQLHSQLRAWAEDPAVELVILRGAGERGLCAGGDIATLYQDALDGGTAGATFWKEEYELDHYISVYPKPYVAIMNGIVLGGGIGVSAHASHRVVTDDSRIGMPEVGIGYSPDAGGSYLLAAVPDRLGRHLAYTAAHVGAAEAIDTGFADYYVPQDQLDGLVEYLAGTGEAGGIGKFSADCGPAFGADRAEMVDIYAAATVGETLQRLEASESEWAAKAAKAIRRHSPLGLAVTQYALDNPPATLAQGLEREFWMSLNMQRHPEFAEGIRAQIIDKDRNPQWSYASVDTVPAEVVEAIFAPLDGFEPPHFAD, from the coding sequence ATGACTGAGAACTCACTCGTACTCGCAGAAGTCCGCGGACGCGTCGGCATCCTCACCCTCAACCGGCCCAAGGCGCTCAACGCCTTGAATCTGGAGATGATCCGCCAACTGCACTCCCAACTGCGTGCCTGGGCGGAAGACCCCGCCGTTGAGCTGGTCATCCTGCGCGGCGCCGGCGAGCGTGGTCTGTGCGCTGGCGGCGATATTGCCACGCTCTACCAGGACGCCCTGGACGGCGGGACTGCGGGCGCAACCTTCTGGAAGGAAGAGTACGAGCTCGACCACTACATTTCCGTCTACCCCAAGCCCTACGTGGCGATAATGAACGGCATCGTCCTCGGCGGGGGCATCGGCGTTTCCGCCCACGCCTCCCACCGGGTGGTCACGGATGACTCCCGCATTGGCATGCCCGAGGTGGGCATTGGCTATTCTCCCGATGCCGGCGGCTCCTACCTGCTGGCAGCCGTGCCCGACCGCCTGGGCCGCCACCTGGCCTACACCGCCGCCCATGTGGGCGCGGCAGAGGCCATCGATACCGGCTTTGCGGACTACTACGTGCCCCAAGACCAGCTTGACGGCCTGGTGGAGTACTTGGCAGGCACGGGGGAGGCAGGGGGCATCGGCAAGTTTAGCGCCGACTGCGGGCCTGCTTTTGGCGCTGACCGGGCGGAGATGGTGGACATCTATGCTGCCGCAACTGTGGGGGAGACCCTGCAGCGCCTAGAGGCAAGCGAGTCTGAGTGGGCGGCCAAGGCAGCCAAGGCCATTCGCCGGCACTCCCCGCTGGGGCTGGCCGTGACCCAGTATGCGCTGGATAACCCGCCGGCCACCCTGGCGCAGGGGCTGGAGCGCGAGTTCTGGATGTCGCTGAATATGCAGCGCCACCCCGAGTTTGCGGAGGGCATCCGGGCCCAAATCATCGACAAAGACCGCAACCCGCAGTGGAGCTACGCCAGCGTGGACACCGTGCCCGCGGAGGTGGTAGAGGCCATCTTTGCCCCGCTCGACGGCTTTGAGCCCCCGCACTTTGCAGACTAA
- a CDS encoding enoyl-CoA hydratase, translated as MIITETTGRVATITLNRPEALNALNAATMEEVTEAVARFDADPGIGCIIITGSQKAFAAGADIKEMAEKSATEMYLQDWFAGWDSLLRARTPIIAAVNGYALGGGCELAMMCDFIIAGDKAKFGQPEVNLGVSPGMGGSQRLTRAIGKAKAMEMCLTGRMMDAQEAERAGLVAQVVPADELADAALATATSIANKSFVATSLIKEQINAVAETSLSQGLAFERRTFHALFASADQKEGMEAFTQKRDPQFKHC; from the coding sequence ATGATCATCACGGAGACCACCGGCCGCGTGGCCACCATTACCCTCAACCGCCCCGAGGCCCTCAATGCGCTCAACGCTGCCACCATGGAAGAAGTCACCGAGGCTGTCGCGCGTTTTGACGCTGACCCGGGCATTGGGTGCATCATCATCACCGGCTCCCAGAAGGCCTTTGCGGCAGGTGCAGACATCAAGGAGATGGCTGAGAAATCCGCCACGGAGATGTACCTGCAAGATTGGTTTGCGGGCTGGGATAGCTTGCTGCGGGCACGCACGCCGATTATTGCCGCGGTCAATGGCTATGCGCTAGGTGGCGGCTGCGAGCTGGCCATGATGTGCGACTTCATTATCGCAGGTGACAAAGCCAAGTTTGGCCAGCCCGAGGTCAACCTGGGGGTCAGCCCCGGCATGGGTGGTTCGCAGCGGCTTACGCGGGCTATCGGCAAGGCCAAGGCCATGGAGATGTGCCTAACCGGCCGCATGATGGATGCACAAGAAGCAGAGCGCGCCGGGCTAGTGGCCCAGGTGGTGCCCGCCGATGAGCTTGCCGATGCCGCCTTGGCCACCGCCACCTCCATCGCCAACAAGTCCTTCGTGGCCACCTCCCTGATCAAGGAGCAGATTAACGCCGTGGCGGAGACCAGCCTGTCCCAAGGCCTGGCCTTTGAGCGCCGCACCTTCCACGCCCTGTTTGCCTCCGCGGACCAGAAGGAAGGCATGGAGGCCTTCACCCAGAAGCGCGACCCGCAGTTTAAGCACTGCTAG
- a CDS encoding helix-turn-helix domain-containing protein yields MGISSRFLGIGAGPLAWREASVAAIVAERKGLIGAHSLAFDSCGAVERAAALLGKQGLAGAVSGLDSAIKTIKNGEEVFTELETAHFNIPRAAKNLGVHPNTVRNRMEELDNAVDFQHADLVLWALWRRLAVREL; encoded by the coding sequence GTGGGCATCTCTTCGAGGTTTCTGGGCATTGGCGCAGGCCCGCTAGCTTGGCGCGAAGCTAGCGTCGCTGCAATCGTCGCAGAACGAAAAGGGCTCATAGGAGCCCATTCGCTGGCATTCGATTCGTGTGGAGCTGTAGAAAGAGCCGCTGCCCTCCTGGGCAAGCAAGGGCTCGCCGGCGCCGTATCCGGCCTTGATAGCGCGATTAAGACGATTAAAAACGGCGAAGAGGTCTTTACCGAGCTAGAAACCGCGCACTTCAACATTCCGCGGGCTGCGAAGAACCTGGGTGTCCATCCAAATACGGTGCGCAACCGCATGGAGGAGCTGGACAACGCAGTGGACTTTCAGCACGCGGATCTGGTCTTGTGGGCGCTGTGGCGCAGGCTTGCCGTTCGGGAACTCTAG
- a CDS encoding DEAD/DEAH box helicase has product MAKRLSISFDSDLLEAISSDFDLRAPNKEALRQLVFTLDGDYDPKMQQVLNLATGVGKTYLMAAFVEYLRRQGVGNVVIVTPGKTVQAKTVQNFSPGSPRFITGSPLPPEVVTPQDYSAWIARTNGAAMLSFGREVPMLAFIFNIQQLIAPKSVEGDTLGATKDSIRRKPRRFDENAGVLFDYLKDLDDLVVIADESHLYGSNAVSFNAALRELDPAVSIGLTASVDKKTDHVIYEYPLYRAIQDKFVKAPVLAFRKSGYGTDMASEEQQLRDALRLREIKQTYYDSYASNQSHTRINAVLFVVCSDVDHATQIADLLRTPEFFGKDSAVLQVDSKHEDDTTQKLLECLDQPESPVLAVVSVNKLKEGWDVKNIAVVVTLRAMASEVLTQQTMGRGLRLPFGKYTGIGQIDQLDIIAHQSFTELLAAENVLQQFGLEEAVKEKDKKQVEKAIRTAAEHGSNSPETRTTPLATGEHAFTRQPEVGNGEPTPGLPTIGDGTDGGVALPRAGVRTIDDELPAEDNVPALEVVIVKRNPTFSTVDYTFPTSTIEVQQPPIDLSEIDDFELEKAARKVTSTGDVLLRKEIIAALGKNLRTEDRESAEVDSVQVDDAGAKDTLVRLVMNISLVPKTSGTARYVETFLVPKFMSMVTFSGWTMKSLDSARNQLQQLIHDYVDKTLRSTREVAKVYPKVMRIEDYSLPLGETVHVQVEDRADFVARRTYGGWFKSLMESESFDSYSGEYVLAKLLNTSPSIVWWHRLHPQAGAFVHYNSMDRYFPDFVALDTDGVHWIIEGKDERGRDDVRVQAKRKAAESLVRRLAAEEAFVGQKWGYLIAYEQDTARADTWEDLKSFAQPVSNAL; this is encoded by the coding sequence ATGGCGAAGCGATTAAGCATCAGCTTCGACTCGGACTTGCTAGAAGCGATCAGCTCAGACTTCGATCTACGTGCCCCTAACAAAGAAGCTCTCCGCCAGCTTGTATTCACCCTCGACGGCGACTATGACCCGAAGATGCAACAGGTTCTCAACCTTGCTACGGGAGTGGGGAAGACTTATTTGATGGCCGCGTTCGTGGAGTATCTACGCCGTCAAGGGGTGGGCAACGTGGTCATCGTAACCCCGGGAAAGACGGTACAAGCCAAGACGGTACAGAACTTTTCGCCCGGTTCACCGCGGTTCATCACGGGTTCGCCGTTACCGCCTGAGGTAGTGACACCGCAGGATTACTCGGCGTGGATTGCCCGTACCAACGGTGCCGCGATGTTGTCTTTTGGCCGTGAAGTGCCCATGCTCGCGTTTATTTTCAACATCCAACAGCTCATTGCCCCGAAATCCGTCGAGGGCGACACCCTCGGCGCTACAAAGGATTCAATCCGCCGTAAACCGCGTCGCTTCGACGAGAACGCTGGAGTGTTGTTCGACTACCTTAAAGACCTGGATGACCTGGTGGTGATAGCCGATGAGTCCCACCTATATGGCTCCAATGCGGTGTCGTTTAACGCAGCACTCCGAGAACTGGATCCAGCAGTATCCATTGGTCTAACTGCGTCTGTGGATAAGAAGACCGATCATGTGATCTACGAGTACCCACTCTATCGTGCGATTCAGGACAAGTTCGTCAAGGCTCCAGTACTGGCATTCCGTAAGAGCGGCTACGGAACCGACATGGCGTCTGAAGAGCAGCAGCTCCGTGATGCGTTACGGCTGCGCGAAATCAAGCAGACGTACTACGACTCCTATGCTTCGAACCAGAGCCACACCCGTATAAACGCCGTATTATTCGTGGTTTGCTCGGACGTCGACCATGCGACCCAAATCGCCGATTTGCTGCGGACTCCCGAGTTTTTCGGTAAGGACTCGGCGGTGTTGCAGGTGGATTCCAAGCATGAGGACGATACAACGCAGAAGCTGCTCGAGTGTCTCGACCAACCTGAGTCTCCTGTGCTTGCAGTGGTGAGTGTGAACAAGCTCAAGGAAGGCTGGGATGTCAAGAACATCGCAGTCGTTGTAACACTACGCGCCATGGCATCTGAGGTCCTGACTCAGCAGACGATGGGTCGTGGTCTTCGTTTGCCGTTCGGGAAGTACACCGGGATCGGGCAGATTGACCAGCTCGACATTATTGCTCACCAGTCCTTCACTGAGCTGCTTGCGGCCGAAAACGTGCTCCAGCAGTTCGGTCTGGAGGAAGCTGTCAAAGAAAAAGACAAGAAGCAGGTGGAAAAAGCTATCCGGACCGCCGCAGAACATGGCTCCAATTCTCCGGAAACTAGGACTACTCCACTGGCGACGGGTGAACATGCCTTTACCCGTCAGCCTGAGGTTGGGAATGGTGAACCCACCCCCGGGCTGCCGACAATTGGGGACGGCACGGATGGCGGCGTGGCTTTGCCTCGGGCTGGTGTCCGGACGATTGATGACGAGCTTCCAGCAGAAGACAACGTGCCAGCGCTTGAGGTCGTGATCGTGAAGCGCAACCCAACCTTTTCGACCGTAGACTATACCTTCCCGACCAGTACGATCGAAGTCCAACAGCCGCCGATAGATTTGTCCGAGATCGATGACTTTGAATTAGAGAAGGCGGCTCGCAAGGTCACTTCGACCGGTGACGTACTACTCCGCAAGGAAATCATCGCGGCACTCGGCAAGAATCTACGCACGGAGGATCGTGAAAGCGCTGAGGTCGACTCGGTTCAGGTTGATGATGCGGGTGCTAAGGACACCCTGGTGCGGCTTGTGATGAACATCAGCTTGGTGCCCAAGACCAGTGGCACGGCACGTTATGTCGAGACCTTCCTGGTGCCGAAGTTCATGTCAATGGTCACCTTCTCGGGCTGGACCATGAAGTCATTGGACTCAGCTCGAAACCAACTGCAACAGCTCATTCATGATTACGTCGACAAAACGCTGCGTTCTACTCGCGAGGTTGCGAAAGTCTATCCCAAAGTAATGAGGATCGAGGATTATAGCCTGCCGCTCGGAGAGACTGTCCATGTTCAAGTGGAAGACCGTGCTGATTTCGTGGCGCGGCGTACTTACGGTGGCTGGTTCAAGTCCCTCATGGAGTCCGAGTCATTCGACTCCTACAGTGGAGAGTACGTATTGGCGAAACTCCTTAACACTTCGCCCAGCATCGTGTGGTGGCATCGTCTGCACCCACAGGCAGGTGCATTCGTGCACTATAACTCGATGGACCGCTACTTCCCAGACTTCGTCGCCCTCGACACTGACGGCGTCCACTGGATCATCGAGGGCAAAGACGAGCGTGGCCGCGACGATGTACGAGTCCAAGCAAAGCGCAAAGCCGCCGAATCACTAGTTCGCCGCCTCGCCGCCGAAGAAGCATTTGTCGGACAGAAGTGGGGTTATCTAATCGCGTATGAGCAAGACACAGCACGAGCTGACACCTGGGAAGATCTAAAATCATTCGCACAGCCAGTCAGCAATGCTCTGTGA
- a CDS encoding site-specific DNA-methyltransferase, with protein sequence MAQQRLQLTWYNKDKALIPTETGRYGYTWVDPSDPRYCETHTLIYDDFVQGAQAPKSDEFEYSERADHEPQDDNLLILGESGDVLEALTRVPELAEKYVGKVKVIYIDPPFNTAQTFASYEDNLEHSIWLTMMRDRLLHLKKLLDDDGSIWVHLDDVEIHRMRILLDEIFGAVNFVSLLSWEKVAGRDNRSVMSKTCDFILVYAKSASSFKNMRNLLPRSAAKTASAYANPDDDPRGPWTSGDFTAQFNPAENPRYSQRYTLVTPKGRTFEPPSGSCWRYTKDRYEELLADNRVWFGEDGDNIPRLKRFLSEVQDGLVPKTLWSHVEVGHNDLGKKEIQSLFPEETPFSTPKPERLLERIIHIGSNPGDIILDVFAGSGTTAAAAQKMGRRWVTCELLESTFKTFTRPRLEKVINNQDSGGITRTKGERVDATVEGLPDGVSPDDAAKFTSVLNKLIADDPEAKLDPRVKALKAAAKTRRTKEVVNWRGGGGFQVAHLSPACFDYDPALDRVMLTPEATGEVLVASVAANLGFSLLHPDDGIVFDGRRGNSLLKVMEGVATIKEVDRLVEQIQPGETVVLAATVVLDGVREHMRRACKGSRVVAIPDDIFRYTQGGEL encoded by the coding sequence ATGGCGCAACAGCGACTCCAACTTACCTGGTACAACAAGGACAAAGCCCTGATCCCTACTGAGACCGGCAGATACGGGTACACGTGGGTCGATCCCTCCGATCCCCGTTACTGCGAAACCCATACCCTCATTTACGACGATTTCGTACAAGGTGCGCAAGCACCCAAGTCGGATGAGTTTGAGTACTCCGAACGAGCAGACCATGAGCCCCAAGACGATAACCTGCTTATCCTCGGTGAATCAGGAGATGTTCTCGAAGCCTTGACGCGCGTGCCAGAACTGGCTGAGAAGTACGTCGGCAAGGTCAAGGTCATCTACATCGATCCCCCTTTCAACACCGCGCAGACCTTTGCCAGCTATGAAGACAACCTCGAGCACTCCATATGGTTGACCATGATGCGCGACCGCCTGCTGCACCTGAAGAAACTGCTTGACGACGACGGCTCGATCTGGGTGCACCTTGATGACGTGGAAATCCACCGGATGCGCATCCTGCTTGACGAAATATTCGGTGCGGTCAATTTTGTCTCTTTGCTCTCTTGGGAGAAAGTAGCCGGACGGGATAATCGTTCCGTGATGTCTAAGACTTGTGACTTTATCTTGGTCTACGCTAAGTCGGCATCCAGCTTTAAGAACATGCGCAATCTACTTCCACGAAGTGCTGCGAAGACCGCATCAGCCTATGCGAATCCCGATGACGATCCCCGAGGACCATGGACATCGGGAGATTTCACGGCACAATTCAACCCCGCTGAAAACCCGCGGTATTCCCAGCGTTATACCTTGGTGACGCCAAAAGGAAGGACTTTCGAACCTCCCTCGGGAAGCTGTTGGCGGTACACCAAGGATCGCTATGAGGAACTGCTCGCTGACAATCGTGTCTGGTTCGGTGAAGACGGAGACAATATTCCACGGCTTAAGCGCTTCCTTTCGGAAGTCCAGGACGGGCTCGTCCCAAAGACACTCTGGTCTCACGTTGAGGTTGGTCACAACGACTTGGGGAAGAAGGAGATTCAATCTCTCTTCCCGGAGGAAACGCCTTTCTCCACTCCCAAGCCAGAGCGTTTGCTGGAGCGCATCATCCACATCGGCTCTAACCCCGGCGATATCATTCTCGACGTATTCGCAGGTTCCGGCACAACCGCTGCTGCGGCACAGAAGATGGGACGTCGATGGGTGACGTGCGAGCTGCTGGAGTCCACCTTCAAAACGTTTACTCGGCCGCGCCTAGAAAAAGTCATCAATAATCAAGACTCTGGTGGAATCACGCGCACGAAGGGCGAGCGGGTTGATGCAACTGTGGAGGGACTGCCTGACGGCGTTTCGCCTGATGATGCAGCAAAGTTCACGTCGGTTTTGAACAAGCTGATTGCTGATGATCCGGAGGCAAAGTTAGATCCACGTGTGAAGGCGCTGAAGGCCGCTGCGAAGACCAGGCGCACCAAGGAAGTGGTGAATTGGCGTGGTGGTGGCGGTTTCCAGGTTGCGCATCTATCCCCAGCGTGCTTCGACTACGACCCGGCTCTTGATCGGGTGATGCTGACTCCGGAGGCAACTGGCGAGGTGCTTGTGGCGTCGGTGGCCGCTAACCTCGGTTTCTCGCTCCTGCACCCCGACGATGGCATTGTGTTTGACGGTCGGCGGGGCAATTCCCTGCTGAAGGTCATGGAGGGCGTGGCAACGATAAAAGAGGTCGACCGTCTAGTGGAGCAGATCCAGCCAGGTGAAACGGTTGTGTTGGCAGCTACTGTAGTGCTAGATGGCGTGCGGGAGCATATGCGTCGCGCCTGTAAGGGGTCGAGAGTGGTGGCGATCCCGGATGATATTTTCCGCTACACGCAAGGTGGTGAACTCTAA
- a CDS encoding MarR family winged helix-turn-helix transcriptional regulator codes for MPSTASTAVPSAPDPLAEAHRQWTNHFSADGADGLATVTSAAHIARLLRQGAEDALAPYNISYAHFELLTLVMWSRSGGLPMNKISSRLQLPPASLTHTVGKLEKAGLVARVPDPKDKRSLLVCITDQGIALAAAAGPALNAFYESLSLTAGEQTQLQQVAKKLRQQAGELAKDSPSA; via the coding sequence GTGCCGTCGACCGCATCTACTGCCGTGCCCTCTGCCCCTGATCCACTGGCGGAAGCCCACCGTCAGTGGACCAACCATTTTTCTGCCGATGGCGCCGATGGCCTTGCCACAGTGACTTCCGCTGCGCACATTGCCCGGCTGCTGCGCCAGGGTGCCGAGGATGCCCTGGCGCCATACAACATCTCCTACGCCCATTTTGAGCTGCTTACTCTTGTGATGTGGTCCCGCAGCGGCGGCCTGCCCATGAATAAGATTTCTTCCCGGCTCCAGCTGCCCCCGGCGTCGCTGACGCACACGGTGGGCAAGTTGGAAAAGGCTGGCCTGGTGGCCCGGGTTCCTGATCCCAAGGACAAGCGCTCCCTCCTGGTGTGTATTACGGACCAGGGCATCGCCTTGGCTGCCGCTGCTGGCCCGGCCCTCAACGCCTTCTATGAGTCCCTGAGCCTGACCGCCGGCGAGCAAACCCAGCTGCAGCAGGTTGCCAAGAAGCTGCGCCAGCAGGCCGGCGAGTTAGCCAAGGACTCACCCTCCGCTTAG